A window of the Carassius carassius chromosome 36, fCarCar2.1, whole genome shotgun sequence genome harbors these coding sequences:
- the LOC132116876 gene encoding vitelline membrane outer layer protein 1-like isoform X3 → MHHFISLLLFIIGLHVSIQSFIMDSDPDINRKNRWWLNVYYATNWGSWGFKDICPNGTYAAGFSLKVEQLSYGFWDDNTALNGIRLHCIDPSKGLSSSYENYASVESEVGSWGQWTKIKWCPSGLLTAFQLRVESSQGIEDDTAVNNIRFRCSRGSLLEGDGTAWGEWGYMSTTCKGKAICGIQTQVEEPQGMRDDTALNDARMLCCD, encoded by the exons ATGCATCACTTTATTTCTTTACTGTTATTCATTATTGGGCTCCATGTGAGCATTCAGTCATTTATAATGGATTCTGATCCAGACATCAACAGAAAAAACAGATGGTGGCTGAATGTGTACTATGCAACGAACTGGGGATCGTGGGGGTTTAAAGACATCTGTCCAAATGGAACATATGCTGCAGGGTTCAGTCTAAAG GTGGAACAGCTTTCCTATGGCTTTTGGGATGACAACACTGCACTCAATGGGATTCGCCTTCACTGCATCGATCCGTCCAAAGGCTTATCAAGCTCATATGAGAACTACGCCTCAGTTGAGTCAGAAGTAGGAAG CTGGGGTCAATGGACAAAAATCAAATGGTGTCCTTCTGGATTACTGACTGCTTTTCAGCTGAGAGTCGAATCTTCCCAAGGCATTGAAGACGACACGGCCGTCAACAACATTAG ATTCAGATGCAGTCGAGGGTCTTTGCTGGAGGGTGACGGCACAGCCTGGGGCGAGTGGGGATATATGAGCACTACATGTAAAGGAAAAGCGATTTGTGGCATCCAGACACAGGTAGAAGAGCCACAGGGAATGAGAGACGACACCGCTCTCAATGATGCGAGGATGTTATGCTGCGATTAA
- the LOC132116525 gene encoding vitelline membrane outer layer protein 1-like: protein MHHFLSLLSVFIGLQVSVQYTGRCSERRVSRDCTSELTVPNGMKWGSWGYIDICPNGTYAAGFSLKVDEPSYGDNKGLTGIRLHCISLSNVLKGSFEDYTSVQSEVASWREWTDIKWCPCGFLTAFQLRVESSQLFGDDTAANNIMFRCTQEYLYGDGTLWGKWGDWSQMCRGKGICGIKTRIEKPQGSGDDTALNDVLMFCCD, encoded by the exons ATGCATCACTTTCTTTCTTTACTGTCAGTCTTTATTGGGCTGCAGGTGAGTGTTCAGTACACAGGAAGATGTTCTGAGAGGAGAGTCAGTAGAGATTGTACATCGGAGCTGACTGTGCCGAATGGGATGAAGTGGGGGTCGTGGGGTTATATCGACATCTGTCCAAATGGAACATATGCTGCAGGGTTCAGTCTGAAG gTTGATGAACCTTCCTATGGTGATAACAAGGGACTCACTGGGATCCGTCTTCATTGTATCAGCCTATCAAATGTCTTGAAGGGCTCATTTGAGGACTACACCTCAGTTCAGTCAGAAGTAGCAAG CTGGCGTGAGTGGACAGATATCAAATGGTGTCCTTGTGGATTCTTGACTGCTTTTCAGCTGAGGGTCGAATCTTCCCAATTATTTGGAGATGACACGGCCGCAAACAACATCAT GTTCAGATGCACTCAGGAGTATTTATATGGTGACGGCACACTCTGGGGCAAGTGGGGCGACTGGAGTCAAATGTGTCGGGGAAAAGGGATTTGTGGTATTAAGACACGGATTGAAAAGCCACAGGGATCTGGAGATGACACCGCTCTCAATGATGTGCTCATGTTCTGCTGCGATTAA